In Procambarus clarkii isolate CNS0578487 chromosome 6, FALCON_Pclarkii_2.0, whole genome shotgun sequence, one DNA window encodes the following:
- the LOC123753990 gene encoding uncharacterized protein — translation MDTSLQSGQPAWQRAPPSIQSPSCGSLPQGREMPSRVLKSSPTHPGYSQQWAPEDCLRNLAPLWKYVPPPPIAKCCNSQQQLSVSPQFSGSQCVSSVSCGLDTHYANSRFVIKAKSITAASEPEIYPKKSNWCHQRTAQESGWDTSKAEASTFTATHDVATTGKGDYDYRYQFFPCTGYWERGDASTTSKVVCSPARGNTSGHHGRDYNSLTSLPPSTLSFPPRALPLPPPPLHLPPPSLFIPPPAVPIPPPAVPIPQILPTALSTQITPSSPSVVPATVTVNEPLVTQNSPPVIQCTASSHSTTTTTQSSATSIKCKEYLTLDKILNYSPYTTKNNEPMSKDIEFKVHNYSPSNQSKKVATKTETSRTKYVKPAARRESPAARYESLLARRNSHIGSHKSLHMGSNKSLHMARRESPHMTRRESNMGRYEVPTARHKVRGEVPTARHRVRCEVPTARYRVRCEVPTARHMVRCEVPTARHVTKRPAVATSSHITTLRTRETYMTSFATSIADHMTPVSRSKSNVASSSHTLKKLSDAFNQPIAHRKKYEEPITHPATPVTRTLPKVQPTLESRIKSLSHIFTTSNDQPMTVKNNVILSTSESQLVPVNKVKPLISQQCDGHPTSVNKHQSKTNVLRSLRCKTELSEVTLCNGTVLKQEVITDMGLGSKNIASLIDESILEGLAESLPESHKRGDVTDDLLKREDADSTGICSVLTGEASTKQNNLFTAPCDIPHNDDLKKKYIKTENVEKVELSFVKTEEWEDDADSVETKYEVTKIPSRVKKDQIKDKIENEDIFKTEEPFGKAEVTVSADENNLVGRLKSDGGVVSTARPVSGTSIDCNGGSGYLLDEEFLEMSMDTVVPVCVISLPSTEGCSKTVEKSGNTLPLKTLSIAQSHVPPTKTSETLNITAYPQKTDAQTACREQQKTGKERRKIYIDGSRNLEKKPHDSGELIVQNTTLIRKRVKRRKRKRVEGNSEAPSTSKRRHGASSKKSGSRHASIQMSSEEMRRALRTCSYVVQDYVSDTCPIGHHLDPFCATVNVHTYNITALCTTCNITIRMRTVH, via the coding sequence ATGGACACGAGCCTTCAGAGTGGCCAGCCAGCATGGCAGAGGGCCCCACCAAGCATTCAGAGCCCATCGTGCGGGAGCCTGCCCCAGGGCAGAGAAATGCCTAGTAGGGTCTTGAAATCCTCTCCCACTCACCCGGGCTACTCGCAACAATGGGCTCCTGAGGACTGTCTTCGGAACTTGGCTCCGCTATGGAAGTATGTACCACCACCTCCTATAGCCAAATGTTGCAACTCGCAACAGCAGCTCAGTGTTTCACCACAGTTCTCGGGCAGCCAGTGTGTGTCATCAGTGTCATGTGGGCTGGACACACATTACGCAAATTCACGATTTGTAATAAAGGCAAAATCCATAACGGCAGCGTCCGAGCCAGAAATATATCCAAAGAAATCCAATTGGTGTCACCAGAGGACCGCACAGGAGTCCGGCTGGGATACGAGCAAAGCAGAGGCTTCCACCTTCACTGCCACTCACGATGTAGCTACCACGGGCAAAGGTGACTATGACTACCGTTATCAGTTCTTTCCTTGTACAGGCTACTGGGAGAGAGGTGATGCCTCCACAACCAGTAAGGTGGTTTGTTCCCCAGCAAGAGGCAACACTAGCGGTCATCATGGTCGGGATTACAACTCCTTAACATCGCTTCCGCCCTCAACTCTGTCTTTTCCTCCTCGAGCTCTGCCTCTTCCTCCCCCGCCTTTGCATTTACCTCCTCCATCTCTTTTCATTCCTCCCCCTGCTGTACCCATTCCTCCCCCCGCTGTACCCATTCCTCAGATCCTACCCACCGCACTTTCTACTCAAATAACACCCTCGAGCCCTTCCGTGGTTCCCGCGACTGTAACAGTAAATGAACCTCTCGTAACGCAAAATTCGCCACCAGTCATACAGTGTACAGCGTCCAGCCACTCTACAACGACCACAACCCAGTCTTCTGCGACCAGTATCAAATGTAAAGAATATTTGACCCTAGATAAAATCTTAAATTACTCTCCATATACGACCAAAAAtaatgaacccatgtcgaaggATATCGAATTTAAGGTCCACAATTATTCACCCTCGAATCAGAGCAAGAAAGTCGCAACTAAGACGGAAACATCTAGGACAAAGTACGTAAAGCCCGCGGCCCGGCGCGAGTCTCCTGCGGCCAGATACGAATCACTCCTTGCCAGGCGGAATTCACACATAGGCAGCCACAAGTCTCTTCACATGGGCAGCAACAAGTCTCTTCACATGGCCAGGCGCGAGTCTCCTCACATGACCAGGCGCGAGTCAAACATGGGCAGGTACGAGGTGCCGACAGCCAGGCACAAGGTCAGAGGCGAGGTGCCGACAGCCAGGCACAGGGTAAGGTGCGAGGTGCCGACAGCCAGGTACAGGGTAAGGTGCGAGGTGCCGACAGCCAGGCACATGGTCAGGTGCGAGGTGCCTACAGCCAGACACGTGACAAAAAGGCCCGCGGTGGCCACCTCGAGTCACATTACAACTTTAAGAACGAGGGAGACATATATGACCAGCTTTGCGACGTCTATAGCTGATCATATGACACCTGTGTCTAGGTCTAAATCCAACGTGGCCAGTAGTTCTCATACCCTAAAAAAACTCTCAGATGCCTTCAACCAGCCTATTGCACATCGAAAGAAGTATGAAGAACCCATAACCCATCCGGCGACACCAGTGACACGAACTTTACCGAAAGTCCAGCCCACACTTGAGAGCAGAATAAAGTCATTGAGCCACATATTCACCACATCAAATGATCAGCCGATGACTGTAAAAAATAACGTTATTTTATCCACATCAGAGAGTCAGCTTGTGCCGGTAAACAAAGTGAAGCCCTTGATTTCCCAACAGTGTGATGGCCATCCCACGTCCGTGAACAAACATCAATCAAAAACAAACGTCTTGCGCTCCTTACGGTGCAAGACTGAGCTGTCAGAGGTAACGTTATGCAATGGGACTGTGTTAAAACAAGAAGTTATTACTGATATGGGACTGGGTTCAAAGAATATTGCGTCTCTAATTGATGAGTCGATATTGGAAGGATTAGCCGAAAGCCTTCCAGAAAGCCATAAACGTGGAGATGTTACAGATGACTTGCTGAAACGGGAAGATGCAGACAGTACAGGAATTTGCTCAGTGCTTACTGGAGAAGCTAGCACTAAGCAAAATAACTTGTTTACTGCCCCGTGTGACATTCCCCATAATGATGatttaaagaaaaaatacatTAAGACAGAAAATGTGGAGAAAGTTGAATTGTCTTtcgtgaagacagaagagtgggaAGATGATGCTGATAGTGTTGAGACTAAATATGAAGTCACAAAGATTCCTTCTAGAGTGAAGAAAGATCAAATCAAGGACAAGATTGAGAATgaggatatatttaaaactgaagAGCCGTTCGGTAAAGCTGAGGTGACTGTAAGTGCAGACGAAAATAATTTAGTAGGTCGGCTCAAAagcgatggtggtgtggtgtcgaCTGCAAGACCTGTGAGTGGGACATCAATCGATTGCAATGGTGGCAGCGGATATCTCCTGGACGAAGAGTTTCTAGAGATGTCGATGgatactgtagtccctgtgtgtgtcATTTCTTTGCCCTCTACTGAAGGCTGTTCAAAAACCGTGGAAAAATCCGGGAACACCCTACCCTTGAAGACTCTGTCTATTGCTCAGAGTCACGTGCCTCCTACGAAGACTTCTGAAACACTCAACATTACTGCTTATCCTCAAAAGACTGATGCGCAAACTGCATGCAGGGAGCAACAAAAAACGGGAAAAGAAAGGAGAAAGATTTATATAGATGGTAGCCGTAATCTAGAGAAGAAACCTCATGATTCAGGCGAGTTAATAGTACAAAACACTACTCTGATCAGAAAGCGAGTCAAGAGAAGAAAAAGGAAACGAGTCGAGGGTAACTCAGAAGCTCCAAGTACTAGCAAACGGCGGCATGGAGCATCTTCCAAGAAGTCTGGCTCCCGTCACGCCTCCATCCAGATGTCAAGTGAAGAGATGAGGAGAGCACTGAGGACGTGTTCATACGTGGTGCAGGATTACGTGTCCGACACGTGCCCGATTGGCCACCACCTCGACCCCTTCTGCGCCACCGTCAACGTCCACACCTACAACATCACTGCTCTTTGCACCACGTGTAATATCACTATACGCATGCGCACCGTGCATTGA